A genomic region of Oryza glaberrima chromosome 1, OglaRS2, whole genome shotgun sequence contains the following coding sequences:
- the LOC127774221 gene encoding WAT1-related protein At5g64700-like produces the protein MGAKTPYVVIVIVELIYTGMYIISKAAFNQGMNTFIFIFYRQAAASVLLLPLAIVLERRNAPPMSLRLFIKFFLCALFGSTGTLNLYNMGLKYTTSTVASAAGSSIPVMSFFLALLLRQEMIRLRSLSGSAKAAGVGLCLAGVLVIALYTGPTISPLIHHRVFAGGGHEASASGSGRTRWIVGTVLILLSNVTWLLWSMLMAPVLREYPNKLLATTWQCVISAAQSLAVAAAAAARDPAAWRLRLDTGLLAVAYSGVVVTAVAFYLMAWCIEKKGPVFLAMSTPLAFVFTVFCCIFFLGETVHAGSVVGGVLMVAGLYSVLWGKSKEQDKLTLATATPTVAAVEQKEAAAAAPDADASNSGSELHHGRLVSLEQQV, from the exons ATGGGTGCCAAAACGCCCTatgtcgtcatcgtcatcgtagAGCTGATCTACACTGGCATGTACATTATCTCCAAGGCAGCCTTCAACCAGGGGATGAAcaccttcatcttcatcttctacCGCCAGGCAGCTGCCTCCGTACTACTGCTGCCTCTCGCCATCGTTCTTGAGAG GAGAAACGCGCCACCGATGTCGCTCAGATTGTTCATCAAGTTTTTCCTCTGTGCTCTGTTTGG GAGCACGGGGACCTTAAACCTGTACAACATGGGCCTCAAGTACACCACGTCGACGGTGGCATCGGCGGCAGGCAGCTCGATTCCGGTGATGTCCTTCTTCTTGGCGCTCCTATTAAGGCAGGAAATGATCCGGCTGAGGAGCTTGTCGGGCTCGGCGAAGGCGGCCGGCGTGGGCTTGTGCCTGGCCGGCGTGCTGGTGATCGCGCTGTACACCGGGCCGACGATAAGCCCACTGATCCACCACCGcgtgttcgccggcggcggccatgaagCTTCGGCGAGCGGGAGCGGCAGGACGAGGTGGATCGTGGGGACGGTGCTGATCCTGCTGTCGAACGTGACGTGGCTGCTCTGGTCCATGCTCATGGCGCCGGTGCTCCGCGAGTACCCGAACAAGCTGCTGGCCACGACGTGGCAGTGCGTGATCAGCGCGGCGCAgtcgctggcggtggcggcggcggcggcggcgcgggacccCGCCGCGTGGAGGCTGCGGCTCGAcaccggcctcctcgccgtcgcctacTCCGGCGTCGTCGTCACGGCCGTGGCGTTCTACCTGATGGCGTGGTGCATCGAGAAGAAGGGGCCCGTGTTCCTCGCCATGTCCACCCCGCTCGCCTTCGTCTTCACCGTCTTCTgctgcatcttcttcctcggcgagaCCGTCCACGCCGGCAGCGTCGTCGGCGGGGTCCTCATGGTGGCTGGACTCTACAGCGTGCTGTGGGGCAAGAGCAAGGAGCAGGACAAGCTCAcgctcgccaccgccacgcccaccgtcgccgccgtagaACAGAAAGAAGCCGCTGCGGCTGCGCCAGATGCAGACGCCAGCAATAGTGGCAGCGAACTCCACCATGGGAGATTGGTGTCGCTAGAGCAACAAGTCTAA
- the LOC127774181 gene encoding peptide-N4-(N-acetyl-beta-glucosaminyl)asparagine amidase A-like yields MAESCYVRVLFLLLLVVTPLPISIASPLKLRLSASEVAALEAHAPPPPPPPPPDTPTTYFEVDRPHRPPPGSFGPCSTLLLSHSFGFTYTLPPVTAPYSPPPCLAAAGGRASAISLAVLEWRATCRGVQFDRIFGVWLGGVELLRSCTAEPRPKGVVWSVSKDVTKYVSLLAARNSSTLAVYLGNLVNDQYTGVYHANVTLHLYFRHPPQPPQPGLGPADVIVPISQSLPLNGGQWFQINNNEDVESASLAVPANAYRAVLEVYLSYHGSDEFWYTYGNPFNGNGPFREVTVRIDGDVVGAVWPFPVIYTGGISPFLWRPISGIGSFNLPSYDIELTPFLGWLLDGEEHELGFAVTDAQDFWYVDGNLHLWLDPRSAATTAGIISYDAPPLEKVTAVASRGPGNEYYQTTAFRRISAAGWVQTSSYGKITATWTQRFSFVNTNQVREDTEQTVNQTTDAYSGVHVTDHAGVAYSQEAEQSFPLYIYQGQVNQTSNDSFTEETSVQLRFEEERVAAGRPGFWSRSLSNAQDSAVDVRVQEGDAVGTSWRAAQTYRYEATDGCYYRDVASQGYGVVSDHADEVCAKGSPAAGRAIAGGAATELGGDAAAAAGVARLSS; encoded by the coding sequence ATGGCGGAGTCGTGCTACGTGcgcgtcctcttcctcctcctcctcgtcgtcacgCCCCTTCCGATCTCCATTGCTTCACCTCTCAAGCTTCGGCTATCTGCCTCCGAGGTCGCCGCGCTTGAggcgcacgcgccgccgccgccgccgccgcccccgcccgaCACGCCGACGACCTACTTCGAGGTGGACCGGccgcaccgcccgccgccgggcaGCTTCGGCCCGTGCTCCACGCTGCTCCTCTCCCACTCCTTCGGTTTCACCTACACGCTCCCCCCCGTCACGGCACCGTACTCCCCGccgccctgcctcgccgccgcggggggcCGTGCGTCGGCGATCTCCCTCGCCGTCCTCGAGTGGCGCGCCACCTGCCGCGGCGTCCAGTTCGACCGCATCTTCGGCGTCTGgctcggcggcgtcgagctcctCCGCAGCTGCACGGCGGAGCCGAGGCCCAAGGGCGTCGTCTGGTCCGTGTCCAAGGACGTCACCAAGTACGtgtccctcctcgccgcccgcaACTCCTCCACCCTCGCCGTCTACCTCGGCAACCTCGTCAACGACCAGTACACCGGCGTCTACCACGCCAATGTCACGCTCCACCTCTACTTCCGCcacccgccgcagccgccgcagccgggGTTGGGCcccgccgacgtcatcgtccCCATCTCGCAGAGCTTGCCGTTGAACGGCGGGCAGTGGTTCCAGATCAACAACAACGAGGACGTTGAGTCCGCGAGCCTCGCCGTGCCGGCGAACGCCTACCGCGCCGTCCTCGAGGTGTACCTCTCCTACCACGGCTCCGACGAGTTCTGGTACACTTACGGGAACCCGTTCAACGGCAATGGCCCGTTCCGCGAGGTCACCGTTCGGATCGACGGGgacgtcgtcggcgccgtctgGCCGTTCCCGGTGATCTACACCGGAGGCATCAGCCCCTTCCTCTGGAGGCCGATCAGCGGCATCGGCTCGTTCAACCTCCCGTCGTACGACATCGAGCTCACGCCGTTCTTGGGCTGGTTGCTGGACGGCGAGGAGCACGAGCTCGGGTTCGCCGTGACCGACGCCCAGGACTTTTGGTACGTCGACGGCAACCTCCACCTCTGGCTGGACCCCAggagcgcggcgacgacggccggcaTCATCAGCTacgacgcgccgccgctggAGAAGGTCACCGCCGTCGCGTCCAGGGGTCCCGGCAACGAGTACTACCAGACGACGGCGTTCCGGCGCATCTCCGCCGCCGGGTGGGTGCAAACGTCGTCGTACGGCAAGATCACCGCGACATGGACGCAGCGGTTCAGCTTCGTGAACACGAACCAGGTGCGTGAGGACACGGAGCAGACGGTGAACCAGACCACCGACGCGTACTCCGGCGTCCACGTCACCGACCACGCCGGCGTGGCGTACTCGCAGGAGGCGGAGCAGAGCTTCCCGCTCTACATCTACCAGGGCCAGGTGAACCAGACGTCGAACGACTCGTTCACCGAGGAGACGAGCGTGCAGCTGCGGTTCGAGGAGGAgagggtcgccgccggccggccggggtTCTGGTCCCGGTCGCTGAGCAACGCGCAGGACTCCGCCGTGGACGTCCGCGTGCAGGAAGGGGACGCCGTCGGGACGTCGTGGCGCGCGGCGCAGACGTACAGGTACGAGGCGACGGACGGGTGCTACTACCGGGACGTGGCCAGCCAGGGCTACGGCGTCGTCTCCGACCACGCCGACGAGGTCTGCGCGAAGGGATCGCCTGCCGCCGGCCGTGCcattgccggcggcgccgcgacggagttaggcggcgacgccgcggcggctgcgggagtGGCACGGCTGAGCTCGTGA
- the LOC127774210 gene encoding WAT1-related protein At5g64700-like, whose protein sequence is MQTMDSKTPYIVVIVIEVIYTGLYIISKAAFNQGMNTFIFSFYRQAAASVLLLPLAIILERRNAPPMSLRLFIKLFLCALLGNTGSLNLYNMGLKYTSSTVASATTSSIPVVTFFLALLLRQEVIRLSSSGVAKAAGVGLSLAGVLVIALYAGPAISPLNHHRAFAGGGGHEASSESGTRTRWIEGTLLMVVANAMWSLWIVLMAFLLNEHPNSKLLATTLQSVISTAQSLALAAAVERDPAAWRLRLDTGLLAVVYSGVAVTGVSCYLQAWCIEKKGPVFLAMGSPLSIVFTIFCSLFLLGEIEHLGSIVGGILMVAGLYSVLWGKNKEHKTLTLTTATATATATVAAVQQQEAAAAPAPDADSGNELQQRRLASPEQQV, encoded by the exons ATGCAAACCATGGATTCCAAAACGCCCTATATCGTTGTCATCGTCATAGAGGTGATCTACACTGGCCTGTACATCATCTCCAAGGCAGCGTTCAACCAGGGGATGAACACCTTCATCTTCAGCTTCTACCGCCAGGCAGCTGCCTCTGTCCTGCTGCTGCCTCTCGCCATTATTCTGGAACG GAGAAATGCGCCACCGATGTCGCTCAGATTGTTCATCAAGCTTTTCCTCTGTGCTCTGCTTGG GAACACAGGGAGCCTAAACCTGTACAACATGGGCCTCAAGTACACCTCGTCGACGGTGGCATCGGCGACTACCAGCTCGATTCCCGTGGTGACCTTCTTCTTGGCACTCCTATTAAGGCAGGAGGTGATCCGGCTGAGTTCGTCGGGCGTCGCGAAGGCAGCCGGCGTAGGGTTGTCCCTGGCCGGCGTGCTGGTGATTGCGCTGTACGCCGGGCCGGCGATAAGCCCACTGAACCACCACCGCGCgttcgctggcggcggcggccatgaagCTTCGTCGGAGAGCGGGACGAGGACGAGGTGGATCGAGGGGACGCTGCTGATGGTGGTGGCCAACGCGATGTGGTCGCTCTGGATCGTGCTGATGGCGTTCCTGCTCAACGAGCACCCGAACAGCAAGCTGCTGGCCACGACGCTGCAGAGCGTGATCAGCACGGCGCAATcgctggcgctggcggcggcggtggagcgggaCCCGGCGGCATGGAGGCTGCGGCTCGAcaccggcctcctcgccgtcgtctacTCCGGCGTCGCCGTCACGGGAGTGTCGTGCTACCTGCAGGCGTGGTGCATCGAGAAGAAGGGGCCCGTGTTCCTGGCCATGGGCAGCCCGCTCAGCATAGTCTTCACCATCTTCTGCTCGCTCTTCCTCCTCGGCGAGATCGAACACCTCGGCAGCATCGTCGGTGGGATCCTGATGGTGGCTGGCCTCTACAGCGTGCTCTGGGGCAAGAACAAGGAGCACAAAACGCTCACGCtaaccaccgccaccgccacggccacggccacggtcGCCGCAGTACAGCAGCAAGAAGCCGCTGCTGCGCCTGCACCAGATGCAGACAGCGGCAACGAACTCCAGCAGCGGAGATTGGCATCACcagagcaacaagtctag